The Triticum aestivum cultivar Chinese Spring chromosome 6D, IWGSC CS RefSeq v2.1, whole genome shotgun sequence genomic sequence TCATTGTGCTGACAATCTGGGTTGAATGCTGCAGAATGCAACAGCTGCATTCATCACTACAGAATGGTTGACTTAAGGGGCAGTTGAAGCAACTTTTGGGTAATCATCATCGGGCTGCGCTTCCCATTCTGTCCAAGATCCGTCGTAAACTGGAACATCATGCTTACCAATTCTATAGAAGCCCTGTAAAGAGATATTGTTAGAGACTGCTGGGCAGGGTCAGTGTCTCAAAAGATATATCCAAGAAGAGCATGCAAGATTTCCAGACCAGGGCAAGTATGCAGGCAGTTACACCAGATCCACATGTGACGACAATCGGGTGATCAAGCAAAATGCCTGAAGAAACATCAAACAAGATGCTATTATTGCTATTGCTTGGTGAACTTGATGTACACATATGGCATCTCTAAGAAGATTCTGCTCCTTAGGTCAGAGAATCAAATGTTGTTCTGCTTTCAGTATTGTATAGATTGCGAAAGATTTTTTTTCTTGCATACTAAAGAGCTAAAGGCCATGGGTAAACTACGAGTTTCGGACTAGAACTGTTAATCAAACGGAATGCAGACCTTCTTGCTCAAACTTTTTCGATAGCTCATCTGCAGGGAGGAGCGTTTGTGCACCATCAAACATCTGGGAGAAGATCAAACAGTGTCAATTTCTTTGGTATTTGTGATTATCCAAGTATATGTGACATATGGCATAGTTGCACTATACCCACCTCAGGGAACGGAACACATTTAGTTCCAGGTATATGCCCACTTCTTACTCCTTCCCTTGGTTCTGGCATTACACCATCAAATCTGCGAATGAAAATTTAAAGTCGTTTCATGACAACAATAAGAAACTGGGATATCTTTTAGGGGAGATTGACAAGAAATCAAAGAATAATAAATGTCATCAGATTTAGTCACATTAAGTTTTGAAGATAAAGAGACATAAGACAAAAACCTTTAATACAACAGTGAGATGAACCATAATATCTGTGTGAACCACAAATACCATCATCATCAACGTTTTCATATTATAAAGGAAACCTTTTAACTTCGTTATTGCAAGAAAGTTCTATGCTACATTAATTATGATCAGAGCTTCAATAATTAGCTCTTCTAATCAGGATAATCACAAATTTAAAGTTCAGAGATTTTACCTGCCCTTTGATCGGGCAGCTATTTTTTCTCGAACACGCGTTGTTTTTGCCTTAGATAGAGAAAGCAAGATGGCGCAACATTTTATAGCTGAGAAAAAGCCTAAGCTAGCAAATAATTAAAAGAAAGATGTTACCTGCCCTTTGCTCGGGCATCAACTACTTGATGAGCCTTAGCAGCTACATTTTGTTTGACCTGTTACACAGACAGAATGGCTCAACATACGTGTGGATAATCAAGATACTGGTGTGTCCCTGAGTCATATCATcttcatattttttttgttttacagAAGGTAAAATCCTTTTGGAATAGTTTAAAAAAATATCATGAGATACAAACAAGCCCCGACTAAGACTGATGTGAACCAATTCATTGATCCGATTTATCATATATCTGTATCAATATGGATGCGAGAAAGTTTTCAGGTAAAACGAAGTGACTTAGGTTTTCAGTTAAGATGGAGAGGTAACCTTTTCTAGTGTCCAGAATAGCTGAGGTCGAAACTCTGTTTGAAATGTGGCAGCATTTGCCTGCAAAAATTGAAACCATAATTACTTGATAAGAAAAAGGAATTGACAGTACGACAGTCATGCCATCTTAAGAgatatcttaccaatttaccattaTAAGCTGTTTCAACAGCACTATTTGCCGCTTTGGATTTCAGAACTGCATCATCAGGGCAGCTGCTTGCAATGTTGAATCCAGAAGCTTGCCACTGAGGGAAACCTCCATCTAAGACCCAAACTTTATCATGTCCAAGAACTCTGAACATCCTTTTAGTTGATGCAGGATGCATAAAACTCATCAGTTTTTGCATATAGAGGTTGAACAATAAGGCAGAGAATGACGTCAGGCATTTGCCAGGTAAACTTTGAGTCTGTCTGTGTTTATTCATTCATGCAGTTAACCTTTTGTTGAATGGAGACAGATTCAATTTACCTTGTGCAACACACCAAAATAGATACACCCATGACATTGTAGCCTTTAAATTTGAGGCATTGTATTCACCATAATCAAAAACTATGTATCATGTCTTCCTATTGCATGCGAACTTCACTTTTTTTTAATCTCATGGTCAAAGCTTTAGTGCTTGAAGTAAGTTAATTAGACTCTCGGGTTGATAAAGTAGTTAGCTCTATCAACTTGTATATATGTGAGGTTATGCAAAAGAGTAAGAATGTACCTTTGCATGTAGTAAAAACAAGAAAATTAATATATCAACTTGATTTTGAACATCTTATATATCAACAGCTTAACTCTCTGTGCACTAGCAACTTTGGTCGATTTTTTCATTTAGTTAAAGTCAACTAAAGCAGCGTTCTGCTTACCACCAAACACGAGGCGCACTGAAGAAGCCCTTTCCatcataaacaacaactttatcATGGTTATTGATACCAAGTGCGGAAACTGCTGCTGCAAAAGCCTCTTCTGATGGCAGCATGTGTGGCAACTGAAATAATTGCATCCAGCAAAAATAAGTCAAATGCCTATATCCATAAGCTGATATGCATACAGTGAAAGACGGAAGACAAAAAAATCATTGTGTTAGGTCAATTGCCAAATTTGCCATAGCTCCGAGAAACTGTTGGTTCTTATTTACTTGAGTCAAACGATCACGCAAACAAGAAATGAATTAAAATCTGGAAGCATTTCTCACATCAGTCGCCCGATTGACGATTCCATCGATGTCGAAGAACAGCGCACCAGGAATATGGGCCACCTGATCATATGCAAATATCTTAGCTGGGAGAAACATTGCCACAAAAGGGGAGGAACAATGAACATTACAGCTGTTCCAGAAAGAAACCTGGTATTCTTGCCATGGGTCCCTGCTCTCTTGTGGCATGTACCAGGAAGCATCCAATACCTAAAACAGAGTAGTCCAATgttaaaaacaacacacacacacacacacacacacacacacacacacacacagttccCACTTATTGGCACACGTAATAACTAAGTCAGTTGCTTCTGATGGTAATCAGGCAGAGTGTCCTCCACACAACGGGGATAAACTGGAATATGAGTAATCAAGAACAGACTGCTGAACTGTTGGACTGCTAACAAAGAAAGGAGATTGCTATTTCTGCCAGAAAAAAAAAGGGGGAAACGAGGAGCAGACGAGAGATTCTTTCACCTTGATATCAAGCTGCCCTAGGTGCTGCTGCAGCCATTGCGCAGAAACAACCGGATCGTCCTGCGCCATTGGCCGCCGTGCTGCCTGCCGCAAGAGCAGAGAGATAGAGATTGGAGAGCGGAGCTTGCAGGTCAACGAACGCAAAGCGAAGAAGTAATTTTTCTTTAACGGCAGGGGGGCAAGAAGATTGGGGATCGCCTTGGTTGTGTCGAGGATTTGTGTTCCCAGCAAGGGTGGAGATGGAGATACGGCCGCCGGAGCCGATTTGGACTCGAAATTACTCTCATACGATTGTTCCTTGTACAGTACGATTTTCGTACGACCCTCCAATCGGTGGCTCCAGCCTACAGGAGACGGAGAGATGTGAGCGATGGACACTATTTTGTATCGTATTGAAATCGTACACAAGCCATCGTATCTGCAGCAGCACAAGCTCGCAAATCTCAGCGAGAGAGAAAGTATATCATTattcgaaatttaaaattatttttTGAGGGAATTCTAAATTGATGATGCTGGTTGACCAGTTATGATTTTTTTTAACTTTATTGACTGAGTTCTCACAACAAAAAATATAAGCGAGAGTGCGATTCGGCTTCACTTTAGACAACACGCTCTAAACGACAAATTTCAGAACCGTGGTTGAAACGAACATGTGTTTTTACTTGCGAGATCAAATGCTCCCTCATGTAGTCATTTGCagtaaaatcaaaagaaaaaaattcatttAAAATATGAAAAAATCTTAATTTTTACAATAACAAACATTCGCGAATTGTCTACATACATAcaaatttttgaatgaacattTCTAATGTTCTGGGCAAAAGAAAACAATCAATGCTTCAAAAAATTAGATGACCGCCAGAATGGATAGCAAAACCCCTGATGCACCCCTCGCCGCCGCTAGAGACCCACCGCCGGCCATGAATTTTGcgccacaaggacccaaatggcgGCTCCAGGGCAAGAACACCAATGAGAGCTCTCGATCGCCGGCAGTGGTCACCGCTCACTCAGTCGCCACCACCTGACCACCCTTGGCCCAACTGGCTGAGGAATGAGACCATCGGCCAAGGCGGCGGACAAGACGGCTGCGGCGGAGAAGAAGAAGGTTTTGGTTGCCCTGACGCCTTCCCCTCGGCCTTCCGCGACGTCGACGCCTACCCCTTGGCCTCATGAAGCCGCGCCGCCACCCCGTCCACCTCTCTTGACCAGAGAGGAGCTAGATCAGACGAGAGAAGGAACGAGGTCGACGTGCTCGAGGAAATGCCCGCAAGTTTctctttttacttttttttctttctttttgttttgcATTTGATCAATTTTTGCTTTTGTAGCAAGCAATTCGATGGTGATACAGACGGTCTCATGGAACAATTGAACGCAAGCCACACACTTGGCCTCGACGACATTGTAATGTCCATGTCATATACCCATCTGATGACGAGAAATGTCGAGATGGTGGAGAAGATTGAGGAGGTGGACGGGTCGGACGCCCAAACATTGAAAAGGAGGAGTCGGTCGCACAACTACAACAACGAGGAAGATAAAGTTTTGTGTGAAGCTTGGATTAACATCTCTCTTGATG encodes the following:
- the LOC123143974 gene encoding thiosulfate/3-mercaptopyruvate sulfurtransferase 1, mitochondrial; its protein translation is MAQDDPVVSAQWLQQHLGQLDIKVLDASWYMPQESRDPWQEYQVAHIPGALFFDIDGIVNRATDLPHMLPSEEAFAAAVSALGINNHDKVVVYDGKGFFSAPRVWWMFRVLGHDKVWVLDGGFPQWQASGFNIASSCPDDAVLKSKAANSAVETAYNGKLANAATFQTEFRPQLFWTLEKVKQNVAAKAHQVVDARAKGRFDGVMPEPREGVRSGHIPGTKCVPFPEMFDGAQTLLPADELSKKFEQEGILLDHPIVVTCGSGVTACILALGFYRIGKHDVPVYDGSWTEWEAQPDDDYPKVASTAP